A region of the Phaseolus vulgaris cultivar G19833 chromosome 11, P. vulgaris v2.0, whole genome shotgun sequence genome:
agttaaggatgaacaaatatgatcagtagcaccactatcaataatccaagaactaaaagaagaaataaaattattacctGTTTGATTGGAGGGATTGGAGGGAATAATAGAGACTTGATTAGAAGCATTGCCATTGAATTTGGTTtgttgtaaaagagctaacaatgtttgatactgctcaggagtaaaaccaatatgttgagactccacttctgactttgaaccttcacgattctgctcattattattgaaatttgtattctgaaaaactgcATTAGTATGACTCTGatcatgattttgatttttgaacttgaaatgaggtggaaagccatgctttttatagcatgtatcaatggtatgTCCTGTCCTTCCACAATGACTacaaattttggaagtatatCCTCTTCCATTGCTTCCTCTTCCGTATCCAGCACCTTTGCCATAGGTTGTAGCATTGTTTTTATAACCTCCTTTGCTAGTAGCAATCATTGCCTTGGATTGATCACCAAATATTTGCCTTTCTTGTTGTGTAACAAGAGAGCAAACTTTATTCAAGGATGGCAAAGGGTCCATCAATAGAATTTGAGTTCTCACAGTCGAATAATTATCATTTAGCCCCCTTAGAAATTTGATAATCTGGTcttgtgttttatatttagaaacATTCACAAGAGTATTGCATTTAGAGGCACATGAAGAAGCGGATAGCGGGCGAAAAAGATCAAGTTCATCCCAAAGAATTTTTAACTGAGTGAAATAGTTTGTAACAGTCAACTCACCttgtttaaaagaagaaatcatCTCCTGGATATCAGAAATACAAATCATGTCTCCTTGTGAGAACCTTTCCTTTAAATCATTCCATATGTCAAAGGCATTGTCCATACAGATGATGCTCTACGCGATGGATTGAGAAACAGCCTTGAGAATCCACGAAACAACCAACATATTGGCTCTCTGCCATGTTGGAAACAATGATTTGGTACGATTGGGAGCTTTTATAGTTTCATCAATGAAACCTATTTTGTTATTTGAAATTAGGCTTATTTGAAACGAACGAGACCAATGATGATAATTTGGTCCCTCAAGAATAATAGGGACAATAAGAAAGGAAGGATTATCTGatgaactaacatggtaaggtgaacTAAGATCTTGTGAGGGATCATCAACTTCACCCATGAATAAATGTAACAAGTACAGCTCTGATGatcagagctctgataccatattacaaaatagaacatAGATGAACAAAAGGgaacaaagatgaacaaaagagtaaactgaagacaaatgatatgagaatgaatatctcttctttctttttattcaaatcaaaacaaatggtatgaatatatacaagtagtacactcattctagggtTTAACTAAACAAggaaataatcaataattaaatactagaatcataacacacaaagataaaataaaggttattcccctctataaagagaaataactgataa
Encoded here:
- the LOC137806129 gene encoding uncharacterized protein — encoded protein: MDNAFDIWNDLKERFSQGDMICISDIQEMISSFKQGELTVTNYFTQLKILWDELDLFRPLSASSCASKCNTLVNVSKYKTQDQIIKFLRGLNDNYSTVRTQILLMDPLPSLNKVCSLVTQQERQIFGDQSKAMIATSKGGYKNNATTYGKGAGYGRGSNGRGYTSKICSHCGRTGHTIDTCYKKHGFPPHFKFKNQNHDQSHTNAVFQNTNFNNNEQNREGSKSEVESQHIGFTPEQYQTLLALLQQTKFNGNASNQVSIIPSNPSNQTGQNNYENDWNR